The proteins below are encoded in one region of Amycolatopsis magusensis:
- a CDS encoding thymidine phosphorylase — protein MSAGEPFAAVDVIRSKRDGGRLSDEQIDWVVGAYTRGVVAEEQMSALAMAIFLRGMDSGEIARWTGAMIDSGERLSLHGSRPTVDKHSTGGVGDKITLPLAPLVAACGAAVPQLSGRGLGHTGGTLDKLESIPGWRAALSTEEIVRQLEEVGAVVCAATPTLAPADRKLYALRDVTATVESIPLIASSIMSKKIAEGSAGLVLDVKTGSGAFMKTREQAKELAEALVAIGKAHGVATTALITEMGTPLGRAVGNAVEVAESVEVLRGGGPADVVELTVALAREMLALAGLGSVDPAAVLASGEAYETWCRMIRAQDGDPEAPLPAPKHVHIVEAPADGVLSTLDAYAVGVAAWRLGAGRARKEDPVQAAAGILCHAKPGDRLSAGDPVLELHTDTPEALPAALHTLENSFTLQDSAPPATPVVLDVLR, from the coding sequence ATGAGCGCCGGGGAACCCTTCGCCGCGGTCGACGTCATCCGGTCCAAAAGGGACGGTGGACGGCTGAGCGACGAGCAGATCGACTGGGTGGTCGGCGCGTACACCCGAGGCGTGGTCGCCGAAGAGCAGATGTCCGCGCTGGCCATGGCGATCTTCTTGCGTGGCATGGATTCCGGCGAGATCGCGCGCTGGACCGGCGCGATGATCGACTCGGGGGAGCGGCTGTCGCTGCACGGCAGCAGGCCGACGGTGGACAAGCACTCGACCGGTGGCGTCGGCGACAAGATCACCCTGCCGCTGGCGCCGCTGGTCGCCGCGTGCGGGGCGGCCGTGCCGCAGCTGTCCGGGCGCGGGCTCGGCCACACCGGCGGCACGCTCGACAAGCTGGAGTCCATCCCCGGCTGGCGCGCGGCGCTGTCCACCGAGGAGATCGTCCGGCAGCTGGAGGAGGTCGGGGCGGTGGTCTGCGCGGCCACGCCCACGCTGGCGCCCGCGGACCGCAAGCTCTACGCGCTGCGGGACGTGACCGCCACCGTCGAGTCCATCCCGCTGATCGCCAGCTCGATCATGAGCAAGAAGATCGCCGAGGGCTCGGCGGGCCTGGTGCTGGACGTCAAGACCGGCTCCGGCGCGTTCATGAAGACGCGCGAGCAGGCGAAGGAACTGGCCGAGGCGCTGGTCGCCATCGGCAAGGCACACGGGGTGGCGACCACCGCGCTGATCACCGAGATGGGCACCCCGCTGGGCCGCGCGGTCGGCAACGCGGTGGAGGTGGCCGAATCGGTCGAGGTGCTGCGCGGCGGCGGACCGGCGGACGTGGTCGAGCTGACCGTGGCGCTGGCGCGCGAGATGCTGGCGCTGGCCGGGCTGGGTTCGGTGGACCCGGCGGCCGTGCTGGCCTCGGGTGAGGCGTACGAGACCTGGTGCCGGATGATCCGCGCCCAGGACGGCGACCCGGAAGCCCCGCTCCCCGCGCCGAAGCACGTCCACATCGTGGAAGCCCCGGCGGACGGGGTGCTGTCCACTCTGGACGCCTACGCCGTCGGCGTGGCGGCCTGGCGGCTCGGGGCCGGGCGGGCGCGCAAGGAGGACCCGGTGCAGGCCGCCGCGGGCATCCTGTGCCACGCGAAACCAGGCGACCGGCTCTCCGCCGGGGACCCCGTCCTCGAACTGCACACCGACACCCCAGAGGCGCTCCCCGCCGCCCTGCACACCCTCGAGAACTCCTTCACCCTCCAGGACAGCGCCCCACCCGCCACCCCCGTCGTCCTGGACGTCCTCCGCTGA
- a CDS encoding PA containing protein: protein MTTDNHLGAPSFDRMRNMLVRAAEVRESEQQQIFDALDDIYARLAPVDSLGAVRKRLSELPDRTEVSVLAERLDEAMSRLEAQDNALAEIARAVDGLVDKLAKPFAQLDGRLDGVGARFEGVAGRMDGLEDKLQNIHRRIDELNGHLDKQDTKLDSIPQSVHGPVRERIDSAEATLRERIEAGDNDLRSRIDDLDAATKQRIGDNTEALKSALTETGEMIDASDRLDKLGNRLEQVTTHLDDLAGRLDKVEDGFAAQLGDLDGSIKSGLSKVEGTLNARPDTDSVTSLVRKSNEESERRIGGQLDEAMATFAELMLGGGPASPQPVVAVSPPAPRQPRRARNGRAPKPADAKAKPGEGEDSTE, encoded by the coding sequence GTGACCACAGACAACCACCTTGGGGCCCCGTCCTTCGACCGGATGCGCAACATGCTCGTGCGCGCGGCCGAGGTCCGGGAGAGCGAGCAGCAGCAGATCTTCGACGCTCTCGACGACATCTACGCCCGCCTCGCTCCGGTGGACTCACTGGGCGCGGTGCGCAAGCGGCTGTCGGAACTGCCCGACCGCACCGAGGTCAGCGTGCTGGCCGAGCGGCTGGACGAGGCGATGTCCCGGCTCGAAGCGCAGGACAACGCGCTCGCCGAGATCGCCCGCGCGGTGGACGGCCTGGTCGACAAGCTGGCGAAGCCGTTCGCGCAGCTGGACGGCAGGCTCGACGGCGTCGGCGCCCGGTTCGAGGGCGTGGCCGGCCGGATGGACGGCCTGGAGGACAAGCTCCAGAACATCCACCGCCGCATCGACGAGCTCAACGGGCACCTGGACAAGCAGGACACCAAGCTCGACTCGATCCCGCAGTCGGTGCACGGCCCGGTGCGCGAGCGCATCGACTCGGCCGAGGCCACCCTGCGCGAGCGGATCGAAGCCGGGGACAACGACCTGCGCTCGCGGATCGACGACCTGGACGCCGCCACCAAGCAGCGCATCGGGGACAACACCGAGGCGCTCAAGTCGGCGCTGACCGAGACCGGCGAGATGATCGACGCCTCCGACCGGCTCGACAAGCTGGGCAACCGGCTCGAGCAGGTCACCACCCACCTCGACGACCTGGCCGGGCGCCTGGACAAGGTCGAGGACGGCTTCGCCGCGCAGCTCGGCGACCTGGACGGCTCGATCAAGAGCGGCCTGTCGAAGGTCGAGGGCACGCTGAACGCGCGTCCCGACACCGACTCGGTCACCTCGCTGGTGCGCAAGAGCAACGAGGAGTCCGAGCGGCGCATCGGCGGCCAGCTGGACGAGGCCATGGCCACCTTCGCCGAGCTGATGCTCGGTGGCGGTCCCGCTTCGCCGCAGCCGGTGGTCGCGGTGTCCCCGCCGGCCCCGCGCCAGCCGCGGCGCGCCCGCAACGGCCGGGCCCCGAAGCCCGCCGACGCCAAGGCGAAGCCGGGCGAAGGCGAAGACAGCACGGAGTAG
- a CDS encoding cytidine deaminase, translated as MTDIDWDALRASAVRVAKLAYAPYSGLQVGVAAIVDDGREITGCNVENASYGLGLCAECTMVGQLRLTGAGRLVAVACRSGEGELLMPCGRCRQLLYEHGGPDCLVDTPSGILPMSRVLPDAFGPEHLPA; from the coding sequence GTGACTGACATCGACTGGGACGCGTTGCGGGCGAGCGCGGTCCGCGTGGCGAAGCTCGCCTACGCGCCGTACTCCGGACTCCAGGTGGGCGTCGCGGCCATTGTGGACGATGGCCGCGAGATCACCGGCTGCAACGTGGAGAACGCTTCCTACGGGCTGGGCCTGTGCGCGGAGTGCACGATGGTCGGTCAGCTCCGGCTCACCGGGGCCGGCCGGCTGGTCGCGGTCGCTTGCCGCAGCGGTGAAGGGGAACTCCTGATGCCGTGCGGCCGGTGCCGTCAGCTGCTCTACGAACACGGCGGCCCGGACTGCCTGGTGGACACCCCGAGCGGCATCCTGCCGATGTCGCGGGTGCTCCCCGACGCCTTCGGCCCGGAGCACCTGCCCGCATGA
- a CDS encoding adenosine deaminase, with product MSTDTRSQTLDPEKIRRAPKVLLHDHLDGGLRPGTVIDLADSIGYRGLPTTEVGELGRWFRDAADSGSLESYLETFAHTCGVMQTEEALVRVAAECAEDLAADGVVYAEVRYAPELFVERGLSFPAVIEAVQEGFAEGERRVAAKGGHIQLGTLLCAMRQHARAYEIAELAVRYRDNGVAGFDIAGPEAGFPPTRNLDAFEYLRTSNAHFTIHAGEAFGLASIWEAIQHCGAERLGHGVRIVDDIKTSPGGEVQLGRLANYVRDRRIPLELCPSSNVQTGAAASIAEHPIGLLTQLRFRVTVNTDNRLMSGCTMSSEFAALAEAFGFGWTDFQWFTINAMKSAFLDFDKRLELINDVIKPGYAALINS from the coding sequence ATGTCGACCGATACCCGCTCCCAGACACTGGACCCCGAAAAGATCCGGCGTGCGCCCAAGGTGCTGCTGCACGACCACCTTGATGGCGGATTGCGCCCCGGTACGGTGATCGATCTAGCTGACTCGATCGGTTATCGAGGCCTGCCCACCACCGAGGTGGGGGAGCTGGGGCGGTGGTTCCGCGACGCGGCGGATTCGGGCTCGCTGGAGTCGTACCTGGAGACCTTCGCGCACACGTGCGGGGTGATGCAGACCGAGGAAGCCCTGGTCAGGGTGGCCGCGGAGTGCGCGGAGGACCTGGCGGCCGACGGCGTGGTCTACGCCGAGGTGCGCTACGCACCGGAGTTGTTCGTCGAGCGCGGCCTGTCCTTCCCGGCGGTGATCGAAGCGGTGCAGGAGGGGTTCGCCGAGGGTGAGCGCCGGGTGGCCGCCAAGGGCGGGCACATCCAGCTCGGCACGCTGCTCTGCGCGATGCGCCAGCACGCCAGGGCGTACGAGATCGCCGAGCTCGCGGTGCGCTACCGGGACAATGGCGTGGCCGGTTTCGACATCGCCGGGCCGGAGGCCGGATTCCCGCCCACCCGCAACCTCGACGCATTCGAGTACCTGCGCACCAGCAACGCGCATTTCACCATTCACGCAGGTGAGGCGTTCGGGCTGGCGTCGATCTGGGAGGCGATCCAGCACTGCGGTGCCGAGCGGCTCGGGCACGGCGTGCGCATCGTCGACGACATCAAGACCTCGCCCGGCGGGGAAGTCCAGTTGGGACGGTTGGCGAACTACGTGCGCGACCGGCGGATCCCGCTGGAGCTGTGCCCCTCGTCCAACGTGCAGACCGGGGCCGCGGCCTCGATCGCCGAGCACCCCATCGGCCTGCTCACCCAGCTGCGGTTCCGGGTCACGGTGAACACCGACAACCGGCTGATGAGCGGCTGCACGATGTCCAGCGAGTTCGCCGCGCTGGCCGAGGCGTTCGGTTTCGGCTGGACCGACTTCCAGTGGTTCACGATCAACGCGATGAAATCCGCTTTCCTCGATTTCGACAAACGACTCGAACTGATCAATGACGTGATCAAGCCGGGTTATGCGGCCTTGATCAATTCTTGA